One genomic region from Eremothecium gossypii ATCC 10895 chromosome I, complete sequence encodes:
- a CDS encoding HMG-box domain-containing protein (NOHBY107; No homolog in Saccharomyces cerevisiae; Syntenic homolog of Kluyveromyces lactis KLLA0B11495g), translating into MDSNLRLPSISHILTQIPSEQAAGDGDGCAPAPRRRSGEEQRRPLPPPGLQRAPEERAPKVLPAGPQSFSQCGAYRSAQVFPMVARSSGFAAPSVAYTAAEPLRTGEYCAGTYAVHGEYTVPVSPLTPPSTASSSAALPPLAVLPQPASLHSAVLPPHTPLPHAPRALPPAAAHARAPPPGLPPPLAAAQAAGTGSDREPDDDAELRCTCGQKYKHRKSQRQCHIPRPRNAFILFRQHWHQQLFPQERIKQSERGNGSFKTNSQVSVDIGQRWRSLSPEERQKWLDFAKREKEEHMRKYPNYKYVPTRKDKKVLIQGEGRNLASDPKSICRACARK; encoded by the coding sequence ATGGACTCGAATTTGAGGCTGCCCTCCATCTCGCACATCTTGACGCAAATCCCGAGCGAGCAGGCGGccggcgacggcgacggatgtgcgccggcgccgcgccggcgcagcggggaggagcagcgccggcccctgccgccgccgggGCTGCAGAGGGCGCCGGAGGAGCGCGCACCCAAGGTCCTGCCGGCGGGCCCGCAGTCCTTCAGCCAGTGCGGCGCGTACCGGTCGGCGCAGGTGTTCCCGATGGTGGCGCGCTCGTCCGGGTTTGCTGCGCCCAGCGTCGCGTACACGGCCGCGGAGCCGCTGCGCACGGGCGAGTACTGCGCGGGCACTTACGCGGTGCACGGCGAGTACACCGTGCCGGTCTCGCCGCTGACCCCCCCGTCCACCGCGAGCAGCTCGGCTGCCCTCCCGCCGCTGGCCGTGCTCCCGCAGCCGGCCAGCCTGCATTCCGCggtgctgccgccgcacacgccgctgccgcacgcgccccgcgccctcccgccggccgcagcacacgcgcgcgcgccgccgccggggctgccgccgccgctcgcggccgcgcaggcCGCGGGCACCGGGAGCGACCGCGAGCccgacgacgacgccgaGCTGCGCTGCACGTGCGGCCAAAAATACAAACATCGCAAGTCACAGCGACAGTGTCATATaccgcggccgcgcaaTGCATTCATCCTTTTCCGCCAGCACTGgcaccagcagctgttCCCCCAGGAGCGCATAAAACAGTCCGAGCGCGGCAATGGCTCGTTCAAGACCAACTCGCAGGTCTCAGTAGACATCGGCCAGCGTTGGCGCTCGCTGTCCCCGGAGGAGCGCCAGAAGTGGCTTGACTTCGCCAAGCGCGAGAAGGAAGAACACATGAGGAAGTATCCCAACTACAAGTACGTGCCCACCCGCAAGGATAAGAAGGTGCTAATTCAGGGCGAGGGTAGGAATCTAGCTAGCGATCCCAAGTCCATCTGCCGAGCCTGCGCGCGCAAGTAg
- the BIM1 gene encoding microtubule-binding protein BIM1 (Syntenic homolog of Saccharomyces cerevisiae YER016W (BIM1)), producing MSGMGESRTELLGWLNDLLRLDYTKVEQCGTGAAYCQIMDSIYGDLPMHRVKFDARAEYESLTNFKILQSCFTKHKIEKTVFVDRLIKCRFQDNLEFLQWMRRFWIQNKDESPYDPESRRKSVRPVSMRAPAQAPPSHAPKRRSLATFAATGTAAAPRPLQKARAAAGGAGGAVATRVPSGGAPARGTATAGAGEQVAALQGELSAAEHKINKLTQEMVQYQDAMSLMERERDFYFGKLRDIEILVQSTQDLFKEGVYNDDPQELNRLLGKVSQILYSTEEGFEVANGADGNEEYDVEAGTRMENCVEGQVLHNLITDDETF from the coding sequence ATGTCTGGGATGGGAGAATCGCGTACGGAGCTATTGGGGTGGCTGAACGACCTGCTGAGGTTGGACTACACGAAGGTGGAGCAGTGCGGGACAGGCGCAGCGTACTGCCAGATCATGGACTCGATCTACGGGGACCTGCCCATGCACAGGGTGAAGTTCGACGCGCGGGCGGAGTACGAGTCGCTGACGAACTTCAAGATCCTGCAGAGCTGCTTCACGAAGCACAAGATCGAGAAGACAGTGTTTGTGGACCGCCTGATCAAATGCCGGTTCCAGGACAACCTGGAGTTTCTGCAGTGGATGCGGCGGTTCTGGATCCAGAATAAAGACGAGTCGCCGTACGACCCGGAGTCCCGGCGGAAGAGCGTGAGGCCTGTGAGCATGCGGGCACccgcgcaggcgccgccGTCACACGCGCCCAAGCGGCGTAGCCTGGCGACGTTTGCGGCTACGGGcacggcggcagcgccgcggccgctACAGAAAGCGCgggcggccgcgggcggGGCGGGTGGAGCGGTTGCGACGCGGGTGCCGTCGGGCGgcgcgcctgcgcgcggGACGGCGActgcgggcgcgggcgagCAGGTTGCCGCGCTGCAGGGCGAGCTGAGCGCGGCCGAGCACAAGATAAACAAGCTGACACAGGAGATGGTGCAGTACCAGGACGCGATGAGCCTGATGGAGCGTGAGCGCGACTTCTACTTCGGCAAGCTGCGGGACATCGAGATACTGGTCCAGTCCACGCAAGACCTGTTCAAGGAAGGAGTATACAACGACGACCCGCAGGAGCTGAACCGCCTGTTGGGGAAGGTCAGCCAGATACTGTATTCTACGGAGGAGGGGTTCGAGGTGGCCAACGGCGCCGACGGCAACGAAGAGTACGACGTGGAGGCGGGGACGAGGATGGAAAACTGTGTGGAGGGACAGGTCCTGCATAACCTTATTACCGACGATGAAACCTTTTGA
- a CDS encoding transcription activator GCR1-like domain-containing protein (NOHBY106; No homolog in Saccharomyces cerevisiae; Syntenic homolog of Saccharomyces kluyveri SAKL0F03938g): MALSNEVSPLDITSTNIKHVNRMFQEMEVRMAHLQRQVDSLRVRVRREHTKRKRLELRLVSRFGELARRVAESGSSAEEEDEGVGPLGRPLDMFEDMLRERDAGGSEREGERLPRRRGGMLDGLMGAQEELAGEAPGQVLVDTQHPHEDLAALINDALNGCNGSKRRSLSNEFAARRRQPSVGSQTRLPIFPIKPAAPSAALETSRRYDEEDIKLKYGVSFSEKYSKVSEIWNDYVKASDKGISIRSLEASFSNKWRANMKKSVKKKYNRRLIVVRAIETGIKRGRTQEECIEILDAFLRQNNKTVSHFYKKSNLPKELV; encoded by the coding sequence ATGGCCCTCTCGAATGAGGTTTCGCCGTTAGACATCACGTCGACGAACATCAAGCATGTCAATCGAATGTTTCAGGAGATGGAAGTGAGAATGGCACATTTGCAAAGGCAAGTGGACAGCCTGAGGGTGCGGGTACGACGGGAGCATACGAAGCGCAAGCGGCTGGAGCTGAGGCTGGTCAGCAGGTTTGGGGAGCTTGCGCGGAGGGTGGCGGAGAGCGGCAGCAGTgcagaggaggaggacgagggcGTGGGGCCGCTGGGGCGGCCGCTGGACATGTTTGAGGACATGCTGCGGGAGCGGGACGCCGGTGGAAGCGAGCGGGAGGGCGAGCGGCTGCcacggcggcgcggcgggaTGCTGGACGGGCTGATGGGCGCGCAGGAGGAGCTAGCGGGTGAGGCGCCCGGGCAGGTGCTGGTGGACACGCAGCACCCACACGAGGACCTGGCGGCGCTGATCAACGACGCGCTGAACGGGTGCAATGGGTCCAAGCGGCGCAGTCTGTCGAACGAGTTTGCGGCGCGCAGGCGGCAGCCGTCGGTGGGGTCTCAGACGCGACTGCCGATCTTCCCGATCAAGCCGGCGGCGCCCAgcgcggcgctggagaCCTCCCGGCGCTACGACGAGGAAGACATCAAGCTTAAGTACGGTGTGTCCTTCTCCGAGAAGTACTCCAAGGTGTCCGAGATCTGGAACGACTACGTCAAGGCCAGTGACAAGGGCATCTCGATTCGCTCGCTGGAGGCCTCGTTCTCGAACAAATGGCGCGCGAACATGAAGAAGAGTGTCAAAAAGAAGTATAACCGCCGTCTCATCGTGGTGCGCGCCATCGAGACCGGCATCAAGCGCGGGCGCACCCAGGAGGAGTGCATCGAGATACTCGACGCCTTCCTGCGCCAGAACAACAAGACAGTGTCGCACTTCTACAAGAAATCAAACCTACCAAAGGAACTCGTGTAG
- the MSL1 gene encoding U2 snRNP complex subunit MSL1 (Syntenic homolog of Saccharomyces cerevisiae YIR009W (MSL1)) has protein sequence MTEEPVTKKKRVEGRDGVRPSPTADEPGMPRSTLYISNLNDQVKISTLRTNLYLLFSTFGEVLRIAMSPKLRGQAFVVLSTVDEANLAMISLKDESFFGKPLRIQFSKSDMKEV, from the coding sequence ATGACCGAGGAACCCGTGACCAAAAAAAAAAGAGTCGAGGGCCGCGATGGGGTGCGTCCGTCACCTACAGCCGATGAGCCTGGCATGCCGAGAAGTACGCTGTATATCAGCAACCTGAACGACCAAGTTAAGATTAGCACATTGAGGACAAACCTTTACTTGCTGTTTTCTACGTTTGGCGAGGTGCTGAGAATAGCGATGAGTCCGAAGTTGCGAGGGCAGGCATTCGTGGTGCTCAGCACAGTGGACGAGGCCAACCTGGCAATGATCTCATTGAAGGACGAATCCTTTTTTGGCAAACCGCTGCGGATCCAATTCAGCAAATCCGATATGAAGGAGGTCTGA
- the HEM14 gene encoding oxygen-dependent protoporphyrinogen oxidase (Syntenic homolog of Saccharomyces cerevisiae YER014W (HEM14)): MPVPASVLQAGSKVLVVGGGIGGLSYAYFLSRLRPDIKVKLLETRQNCRGSIVSKPTSLPDGSVVNLEKGPRTLRGVSDSAVIIMDLVRQLGESQSIYGIAKDSPANRKFLLDHKGELLQLPNSWKTFRKFMQNPLSDGLVRGILGEPFRRTRPESSADESAFDLFVRRFGNAQVPNNLLSSLFHGIYGDDIQLLSAQRIARRFYEMEQEHSSFIRAGISGIFKKPALSLSLDKYQETFGRDKEELLQLKKTLSQFPILGFKGGMEFLPRLILKELSGMPNVEICTGKLVSAVSPAKDGKIEVVAKDGTRYTGIDHVRLAVSPMSIKRMLSEQSISSHLERASANTIAVVNFYLPKKDVIADYHSFGYLAPISIPNPHKLLGVIFDSVVERSYTPLFAPSTDRFAQGQYTKMTAMMGGHYFSQQDLQNPPSEDGIIQNIKNVFKRHLHISEADLAAAHWSVTLAKNCIPHFHVGYNQWETVLRGKIQSEYGHRISLGGMAFSSGPGVPDVFMNGFLDAVSMAK; this comes from the coding sequence ATGCCAGTCCCAGCATCCGTGCTTCAGGCAGGTAGCAAGGTTCTGGTAGTTGGGGGAGGTATAGGTGGTCTCTCATATGCATATTTTCTTTCTAGATTGAGACCAGATATAAAGgtgaagctgctggagaCCAGGCAGAATTGTCGCGGGAGCATTGTTTCCAAACCAACCTCCCTTCCTGATGGCAGTGTGGTAAACTTGGAGAAAGGCCCTCGAACCCTGCGCGGGGTTTCGGACAGCGCCGTGATCATTATGGATCTAGTGCGCCAGCTAGGCGAATCCCAATCAATTTACGGGATAGCGAAGGATAGTCCTGCGAACCGGAAGTTTCTGCTGGATCATAAGGGCGAACTGCTGCAGTTGCCGAACTCTTGGAAGACATTTCGCAAATTCATGCAGAACCCGCTGAGCGATGGCCTCGTAAGAGGAATATTAGGGGAGCCATTTAGACGTACTCGACCGGAATCAAGTGCCGATGAATCTGCGTTTGATCTTTTTGTGCGGCGATTTGGGAACGCACAAGTGCCCAACAACCTTTTGAGCTCGCTTTTCCACGGCATATACGGCGATGACATTCAGCTACTTAGCGCGCAGCGGATCGCGCGCCGGTTTTACGAGATGGAACAGGAGCACTCATCATTCATCAGGGCTGGCATATCCGGGATCTTTAAGAAGCCCGCACTGTCTCTATCACTTGACAAATACCAAGAGACATTTGGTAGAGACAAGGAAGAGTTGCTCCAGCTGAAGAAGACTCTAAGCCAGTTCCCGATTTTGGGTTTCAAAGGCGGAATGGAATTCCTGCCCCGGCTAATCCTAAAAGAACTTAGCGGAATGCCAAACGTGGAGATCTGTACCGGGAAACTCGTGAGCGCCGTCTCCCCAGCGAAAGACGGCAAGATAGAGGTTGTAGCGAAGGACGGCACGCGTTACACGGGCATTGACCACGTTCGCCTAGCAGTCAGCCCAATGTCTATCAAACGGATGCTCTCCGAGCAGTCCATCTCGAGCCACCTAGAGCGTGCTTCTGCCAACACCATAGCAGTCGTTAACTTCTACCTTCCCAAAAAAGATGTCATCGCTGATTACCACAGCTTCGGATACCTGGCGCCGATCTCCATTCCAAACCCCCACAAGCTGCTCGGCGTGATTTTTGATTCGGTGGTGGAGCGGAGCTACACGCCGCTGTTTGCACCATCCACCGACCGCTTCGCGCAGGGCCAATATACAAAGATGACAGCGATGATGGGGGGCCACTATTTTTCACAGCAAGACTTGCAGAACCCCCCTTCCGAAGATGGAATCATACAGAATATCAAGAATGTTTTCAAGCGCCATTTGCACATATCCGAAGCTGATCTGGCTGCTGCCCACTGGAGTGTCACACTGGCAAAGAACTGTATTCCCCATTTCCACGTGGGATACAACCAGTGGGAAACCGTCCTACGCGGAAAAATACAAAGCGAATATGGGCACCGTATATCCCTCGGTGGTATGGCTTTCAGCTCTGGCCCTGGCGTTCCTGACGTTTTCATGAATGGCTTCCTCGATGCTGTATCCATGGCAAAGTGA
- the AFG3 gene encoding AAA family ATPase AFG3 (Syntenic homolog of Saccharomyces cerevisiae YER017C (AFG3)) — translation MRAMWSQGRWAGALRPALRRGLHGGPRAQFQRTALARAPAGGRGDDGRNDKDDKNKKDEEPGSVGEYLRSKSFARTVCWTVGLSLAFELLSRSGEQPEEALTMQDFKTRYLEKGLVKKLYVVNRQVVEAELLPQAGDGRGEAFGLGMRGPVVGFTIGSVDIFEEQLDQAQDKLGIPQNERIPVTYVERTSVLQGVMPFLPTLLLLGLVYSMTRPRAGGGPGGMGGQGGIFGVGKSRAKLFNQETGVKIKFKDVAGCDEAKMEIMEFVDFLKTPEKYRALGAQIPRGAILSGPPGTGKTLLAKATAGEAGVPFLSVSGSEFVEMFVGVGASRVRDLFENARKMAPAIIFVDEIDAIGKARGKGGEMGGSNDEREATLNQLLVEMDGFTSRDQIVVIAGTNRPDVLDPALLRPGRFDRHIQVDAPDVEGRKAIYKVHLSKLNLDPSLKTTPDTLDNFAGKLAALTPGFAGADISNACNEAALIAARHNDAFVEFRHFDQAIERVIAGLEKKSRVLNPEEKKTVAYHEAGHAICGWFLEHADPLLKVTIIPRGQGALGYAQYLPDEQYLTSEERFRHRMIMALGGRVSEELHFRYVTSGAHDDFKKVTGMARSMVKSLGMSRKVGYVAYEQDDNGGLVVRKPFSEKTARLIDLEVKRLVDEAHASCKQLLTEHLAEVDKVAKLLLDKEVLTREDMIHLLGPRPFPEKHESFEKYLDPKKPASGESQPAT, via the coding sequence ATGAGAGCAATGTGGTCGCAAGGGCGCTGGGCCGGAGCGCTGCggccggcgctgcggcgcgggctGCACGGCGGGCCGCGGGCGCAGTTTCAGAGGAcggcgctcgcgcgcgcgccggcgggcgggcgcggcgacGACGGGCGCAACGACAAGGACGACAAGAACAAGAAGGACGAGGAGCCGGGGTCGGTGGGCGAGTACCTGCGGTCGAAGTCGTTTGCACGCACGGTGTGCTGGACGGTGGGGCTGTCGCTGGCGTTCGAGCTGCTGTCGCGGAGCGGCGAGCAGCcggaggaggcgctgaCGATGCAGGACTTCAAGACGCGGTACCTGGAGAAGGGGCTCGTGAAGAAGCTGTACGTGGTGAACCGGCAGGTGGTGGaggcggagctgctgccgcaggcCGGGGACGGGCGCGGCGAGGCGTTCGGGCTGGGCATGCGCGGCCCGGTGGTGGGCTTCACGATCGGGTCGGTGGACATCTTCGAGGAGCAGCTCGACCAGGCGCAGGACAAGCTGGGCATCCCGCAGAACGAGCGCATACCCGTCACGTACGTGGAGCGCACGTCCGTGCTACAGGGCGTGATGCCGTTCCTGCcgacgctgctgctgctgggccTGGTGTACTCGATGACGCGGCCccgcgcgggcggcggtCCGGGCGGCATGGGCGGCCAGGGCGGCATCTTCGGTGTGGGTAAGTCCCGCGCGAAGCTGTTCAACCAGGAGACGGGCGTGAAGATCAAGTTCAAGGATGTGGCGGGGTGCGACGAGGCCAAGATGGAGATAATGGAGTTTGTCGACTTCCTCAAGACGCCGGAGAAGTACCGGGCGCTGGGGGCGCAGATTCCGCGTGGCGCCATTCTGTCCGGGCCGCCCGGGACTGGTAAGACGCTGCTGGCGAAAGCAACGGCCGGCGAAGCCGGCGTGCCCTTCCTGAGCGTTTCGGGCTCCGAATTCGTCGAGATGTTCGTCGGTGTGGGGGCTTCGCGGGTGCGCGACCTATTCGAGAATGCAAGAAAGATGGCTCCTGCGATCATCTTTGTGGATGAAATCGACGCCATCGGGAAGGCGCGTGGGAAGGGCGGTGAGATGGGCGGGTCCAATGATGAGCGCGAGGCGACCCTGAACCAGCTGTTGGTTGAAATGGACGGTTTTACATCCAGGGACCAGATCGTTGTCATCGCCGGTACCAACCGCCCTGATGTGCTGGATCCTGCCCTGCTTCGTCCTGGGCGTTTCGACAGACACATCCAGGTCGATGCGCCCGATGTGGAGGGCAGAAAGGCCATCTACAAGGTGCACCTTTCAAAACTAAACCTGGATCCATCCCTGAAAACTACCCCCGACACGCTGGACAACTTTGCCGGCAAACTGGCAGCATTGACCCCTGGTTTTGCCGGTGCGGACATCTCCAACGCCTGCAATGAGGCAGCCTTGATTGCGGCGCGTCACAATGACGCGTTTGTCGAGTTCAGGCACTTTGACCAGGCCATAGAGAGGGTGATTGCGGGCTTGGAGAAGAAGAGCCGTGTGCTAAACCCAGAGGAAAAGAAAACAGTCGCATACCACGAAGCTGGTCACGCCATTTGTGGTTGGTTCCTAGAACATGCTGATCCGCTCTTGAAGGTGACGATCATTCCTCGGGGGCAAGGTGCACTCGGGTACGCGCAATACTTGCCTGATGAACAATACCTAACGAGCGAAGAGAGATTCAGACATCGCATGATAATGGCCCTCGGCGGAAGAGTCTCGGAAGAGCTACATTTCCGCTACGTCACTAGTGGTGCCCACGACGATTTCAAGAAAGTCACGGGGATGGCGCGTTCCATGGTCAAATCTCTGGGGATGTCTCGCAAAGTCGGTTATGTCGCTTACGAACAGGACGACAACGGCGGGCTGGTGGTCAGAAAACCCTTCAGTGAAAAGACGGCCAGACTCATTGATCTCGAGGTCAAAAGGCTTGTGGATGAGGCGCATGCCAGCTGCAAGCAACTGCTGACGGAGCATCTGGCTGAGGTGGACAAGGTTGCCAAACTGCTGCTCGACAAGGAAGTTCTCACACGAGAAGATATGATCCATCTGCTTGGCCCAAGACCCTTCCCAGAGAAACACGAATCGTTCGAAAAGTACCTAGACCCGAAGAAACCAGCATCTGGTGAAAGTCAGCCCGCGACCTGA
- the SHY1 gene encoding cytochrome oxidase assembly protein SHY1 (Syntenic homolog of Saccharomyces cerevisiae YGR112W (SHY1)), with the protein MLKFAGITPSLRRCAFQRHQLSLARYQVRGVKTSTVDWKPIHTSKTPEDHERGDHPWARRFFLTLMCAIPVVSFYLGMWQLRRLKWKTELIAKCEDQLTYRPVPLPQKFTPEMCEQWEYRRVVVKGAFRHEEEIFVGPRVRNGVKGYLLFTPFIRKDTGERLLIERGWVSEDRVLPTQRGLQHLSVPRGDNVEVVCLVRKALPKGRFQWDKTDEESRVWQVADIPAMAAATGTLPVHLQAIEDFHNHHWPVADSDAAAAQSNGVRGTSWWKFWNTNSGSTVSEKEGNAIPASTPVQSRQSDAIEYSEFQFMREGVPVGKVPAVELRNTHTQYMLTWFGLSFFSTLLLCFAIRGSRGSAVSQSQLKRSKLKHARKNT; encoded by the coding sequence ATGTTGAAGTTTGCAGGCATCACACCGTCGCTACGTCGCTGCGCTTTCCAGCGGCACCAACTGTCGTTGGCGCGCTATCAGGTGCGGGGCGTGAAGACATCTACCGTTGATTGGAAGCCCATCCACACGAGCAAGACGCCGGAGGACCACGAGCGCGGGGACCACCCATGGGCCAGGCGGTTCTTTTTGACGCTGATGTGCGCGATCCCCGTGGTGTCGTTCTACCTCGGCATGTGGCAGCTGCGAAGGTTGAAGTGGAAGACCGAGCTAATTGCGAAGTGCGAGGACCAGCTGACGTACAGGCCGGTCCCGTTGCCGCAAAAGTTCACGCCCGAGATGTGTGAGCAGTGGGAGTACCGGCGCGTGGTTGTCAAGGGCGCGTTCAGACACGAGGAGGAGATATTTGTGGGCCCACGCGTGCGCAACGGCGTCAAGGGCTACCTGCTGTTCACGCCTTTCATCCGCAAAGACACAGGCGAGCGGTTGCTCATAGAGCGGGGCTGGGTCAGCGAGGACCGCGTGCTGCCCACCCAGCGCGGCCTCCAGCACCTTTCGGTACCACGAGGCGACAACGTGGAGGTGGTGTGCCTCGTGCGCAAGGCGCTGCCCAAGGGCCGCTTCCAGTGGGATAAAACCGACGAGGAGAGCCGAGTATGGCAAGTGGCCGATATCCCCGCCATGGCCGCTGCCACCGGCACGCTGCCTGTGCACCTGCAGGCGATCGAGGACTTCCACAATCACCATTGGCCGGTTGCGGATAGCGACGCGGCAGCCGCACAATCCAATGGCGTCCGCGGAACGAGCTGGTGGAAGTTCTGGAACACGAATAGTGGCAGCACAGTCTCAGAGAAGGAAGGGAATGCTATTCCTGCTTCCACGCCTGTGCAGTCGAGGCAGTCAGATGCCATTGAATACAGCGAGTTTCAGTTTATGCGCGAGGGCGTTCCTGTTGGCAAGGTGCCAGCAGTCGAATTGCGGAATACCCACACCCAGTACATGCTGACCTGGTTTGGGCTTTCCTTTTTTAGCACCTTGCTTCTCTGTTTCGCTATCAGAGGTTCCAGAGGCAGCGCTGTTTCACAGAGCCAACTGAAGCGCTCCAAGCTAAAGCATGCAAGGAAGAACACATAA
- the MRPS5 gene encoding mitochondrial 37S ribosomal protein uS5m (Syntenic homolog of Saccharomyces cerevisiae YBR251W (MRPS5)) produces MLFLRRALSCAVPRRMAQDAMRPSTGTKDAYKSMLAQYYPQELLKSIELGEQAIPDDAEYRLSSNVEFAPPYLDDFSKLDPFWDYKPGLPHQHADGPLTAFRPDQQHQPLPERLEVPRGAALLTTGGSNMAAIARGIARQTGLDAEYITRKLVMRPLVVKRVSNQTAKGKIASFYSLVVVGDRNGMVGLGEGKSREDVSESIKKAHWNAIKNLKHIPRYENRTIFGDIDFRFHGVKLHLRSAKPGFGLRVNHVIYEICECAGIKDLSGKVYKSRNEMNIAKGTLEALTKSQKTLEEIAYSRGKKLVDVRKVYYSSD; encoded by the coding sequence ATGCTGTTCCTCAGGAGAGCTCTATCGTGTGCGGTGCCGCGGCGGATGGCCCAGGACGCCATGCGTCCGAGCACAGGTACGAAGGATGCGTACAAGAGCATGCTGGCACAGTACTACCCccaggagctgctgaaaTCGATCGAGCTCGGCGAGCAGGCGATCCCGGACGACGCGGAGTACCGCCTGAGCTCGAACGTGGAGTTTGCGCCGCCGTATCTGGACGACTTCTCGAAGCTGGACCCGTTCTGGGACTACAAGCCCGGGCTTCCGCACCAGCACGCCGACGGGCCGCTGACTGCGTTCCGGCCGgaccagcagcaccagccCCTACCAGAGCGCCTGGAGGTgccgcgcggcgcggcgctgctgaCGACCGGCGGTTCCAACATGGCGGCAATTGCGCGCGGGATTGCGCGCCAGACGGGCCTGGACGCGGAGTACATCACGCGCAAGCTCGTGATGCGCCCGCTGGTAGTCAAGCGCGTGTCCAACCAGACCGCCAAGGGCAAGATCGCGTCGTTCTACTCGCTGGTGGTTGTGGGCGACCGCAACGGCATGGTCGGGCTGGGCGAGGGCAAGTCGCGCGAGGACGTCTCGGAGTCCATCAAGAAAGCGCACTGGAACGCCATCAAGAACCTGAAACACATCCCCCGCTACGAGAACCGCACCATCTTTGGCGACATCGACTTCCGCTTCCACGGCGTCAAGCTGCACCTGCGCTCTGCGAAGCCGGGCTTTGGTCTCCGAGTCAACCACGTGATTTATGAGATTTGCGAGTGTGCCGGCATCAAGGATCTCAGCGGGAAGGTCTACAAGTCTAGAAACGAAATGAACATCGCCAAGGGCACGCTGGAGGCGCTCACCAAGTCGCAGAAGACCTTGGAGGAGATCGCCTACAGCAGAGGCAAGAAGTTGGTAGATGTGCGCAAAGTCTACTACTCCTCCGACTAG
- the DAM1 gene encoding Dam1p (Syntenic homolog of Saccharomyces cerevisiae YGR113W (DAM1)), with translation MSKESVRESKAATEYRLSISSNPGSRRSSFGGSSEHPAGSGIGNNKASNGELREATLVDTLLLPQVQELKDSMITLDANLTHMNFIHESLVDLNESVSALLYGLMCNSWCVDFPNMPHHTARELGISKELARLKEEKQQLLADLQGTAQAPSLVLKEKEPNTSKQKFQLPKPPMVSTRSVVAPVRTISEEEEDDNTAASFVSNPTVMGQPPHAPPPVARSNNAKGRRRYSILQQIRNHDLTGQKHMVANLGGTVKARAATHPIPESAGEKRKSLAVSAVRIGNNKRLQTSRPPSGGRDVTMARKRSGTQPAILNTNSITHSSTGAVPASSAQGRRPPFR, from the coding sequence ATGTCTAAAGAGAGTGTACGCGAGAGCAAGGCCGCAACAGAGTACCGGCTCTCGATCTCCAGCAACCCAGGCTCTCGCAGATCTTCGTTCGGGGGAAGCAGCGAGCATCCCGCTGGCAGCGGGATCGGTAATAACAAGGCCTCGAACGGAGAACTACGGGAAGCGACGCTGGTCGACACGTTACTATTGCCACAAGTCCAAGAGTTGAAGGACTCGATGATCACACTCGACGCCAACCTCACGCACATGAACTTCATCCACGAATCGCTGGTGGACCTCAATGAATCGGTTAGCGCACTGCTATATGGCCTGATGTGCAACTCGTGGTGCGTTGATTTCCCGAATATGCCGCACCATACTGCACGCGAGCTGGGCATCAGTAAGGAACTAGCGCGCCTGAAGGAGGAGAAGCAACAATTGCTTGCGGATCTACAAGGAACGGCACAGGCGCCTTCGCTGGTCCTGAAGGAAAAAGAGCCGAACACCTCCAAACAGAAGTTCCAGCTTCCAAAGCCGCCCATGGTGTCAACTAGGAGCGTCGTGGCGCCCGTCCGCACTATCTCAGAGGAGGAAGAAGATGACAACACAGCTGCGTCGTTCGTTTCGAATCCTACAGTCATGGGGCAGCCGCCCCATGCGCCGCCTCCTGTCGCCCGCAGCAATAACGCGAAAGGCAGACGACGCTACTCAATCTTGCAGCAGATAAGGAATCACGATCTCACGGGCCAGAAGCACATGGTTGCGAATCTGGGCGGCACTGTCAAGGCTCGGGCGGCTACGCACCCGATACCTGAATCAGCTGGTGAAAAACGGAAATCGCTAGCTGTGAGTGCCGTTCGCATCGGAAACAACAAAAGATTACAAACTTCTCGCCCTCCCAGCGGTGGAAGGGACGTTACGATGGCAAGGAAACGATCAGGCACCCAGCCTGCCATTCTGAATACTAATTCTATAACACACTCGTCGACCGGCGCAGTTCCAGCATCTTCTGCGCAGGGAAGGCGTCCGCCATTTAGGTAA